In Vigna angularis cultivar LongXiaoDou No.4 chromosome 8, ASM1680809v1, whole genome shotgun sequence, the DNA window atataatcaaggatcaattcaatacatgagagtttacaaaggttacatcattccccaacaacaaatagagtttagttcaccattaacatggtgaaactagatgaataatggaaaaagaatgaaagataaaaccctagaaattgaagataggagcttccgcatccaaattCGCTCCGAGGGATCAAAGAGTATGTTTTTGTGCCtattctgtccaaagatacgtACCCTAGGACgcccaagtccttaaatagaacataaaaataatagaaaacgggtccaagcccacgagacTAGCGCTTAatgccccacttagggcgcctaGGCGATGTACGGGTCAAAACTAGCGCTTAGGGTTCAGAAGGCAAGCAGGTGTGGTGCGACTCGAGGAAGTGGCGCTCAATGCCCTtgaaaagggcgcccaggcgcgagctAGGTATATCCTGCGCTGAGGGCTCCAGAAAAAGGACAGTCAAGCGTGAGACAGTGTACTCTGGCGTTGAACGCTGCTGCGATCCTCCTTTCTAATGCTTTTCCTGTTCttcctgagttccaactccttactacttcaactcttcttccaaatcatcttaattccttttaaaaagaaggaaatctagcataaaaccattaaattcaccttcaactctcttattcatgaaaattatgattccaagctagtttctaagtcaaaaagggtgtttttagtatcaaataacggtaaattcaattGTTATCAGGTGATCAAACTGAACTGTTTGAATCTATCTCGCAACCATATTTTTGGAAGTATTCCATCCAGTTTTGAGGGCATgtcaaatttgatttttgtcaACATATCATACAATCGGTTAGAAGGGCCACTTCCCAAAAATGGAGTTTTTCTTAATGCTTCAATTGAATCATTGAAAAATAACACAAGTTTGTGTGGGAACGTCACTAGGTTAATGCTTTGTCCAGCCAACCACAATGAATATTGTGTGGGGTGGGTATTTGAATGACGAATATGTCATAGGTGTTAGAGGACAGAGAAATGTTTACAGGTATGACTTCCCTTCAAGTGAGGTTTATGCGGTGAAGAAACTTCATCGaggaacagatggagagaagctTAATTTTAAAGCTTTTGAGAATGAAATTCAAGCTATAACCGAAATCAGACACCATAATATATTAAAGCTTTGCGGGTTTTGCTCATATCCATTACTCTTCTACTTAAACTCTTCTATTCCCTCAAACaatcatcatttttttcttctacccCTCTTTCACTTTCTGCCAAATCAATTATCCTTCTCAAATGTGTAACCTTAGAAATGGGGAATAAAACACCTAGATCCCTGAagacaaaaaaaagttttaatcttTTCAGGTACAATCCACTGATCATTCATGTTCAATACCCTCTCCAGCATGGGTGGTGGTGGCCAAGTCAACCCCACCGCACCCAATAACGTTATGAGAGATGCCCTATTCTTGTTCAGATTTTAGAAACcctatttttaaaatgtttattttatcaaattccaCGTACAAAGTCTAAGAAGGCCACGTATAAAAAATTGGCCACGTCAACGTCCCacatcataaaaaacttaacctCATTAAGTTAAATTAACTGCAGGGACCTAATTGACTAAAATTTGCAATTTATAGAACTAAATTGGAGAATCCAATAAAACGAGGATCGAACGGGAAAAAACTGCCATAGGGACAAGTTAAGGggtttaatctttttttatcaaaatggtgtgataagaaataataaagtttaaacaaattactatttatgaataaattgtGTTCAGGAAGTAGACGTTGTGTTCtagatttaaaatattcaaagaaGAAAGGCATAATAACACAACTTTTGTTGAGTGAAATTGGACTCAAGTCATGCTCAAGCATGACTTCTATTTTGTTAATTACGTTATTAACTCTATTGATGAtataatagaaaagaaaatttagagaaaaatctcattaagaaaatgaatgaatgaattcaCATTCTTGAAAAAGTACATAATATGCTATTAAAATACATCATACTaaggaagaaaaaatagttataacGGAGCAAACTAATCATATAGTCAACTAAccgaattaattttaaaattacgaGAGAAAGGTAGGATTTTATCCTTATTGTCTAATAATGATACTAAAGCCAAGACTATTAATATTGGTTAAACACacattctattaaaaaaaattatatttgtatttttcgTATAGTATGATTTTAAGTAATTAGTTTACGTTTTTTCAAGATTGTGGCCATAGcatttaattatgattatttcTTCATACATATATGATGAAATTATATCATAATTGATGAAACCAGAATCACATGTATTTAttaacttcttcatccaatatATTTCTTGTTATATGTCATTCAAGTTTGGAAAGTTGAATTAGGCATTAAGGCTTGACTTCATAGCCTGTACTTCTTGTGTACTTGAATTttgtattgaaaaatatttttgcagcaaaaattatcaaaaagaTATAGTGATATTTATCAAGAGTGTTCTTAGGTCACATAAATTATTGATGATGTTACCTTTATTCAAAGCTTTATTGTGGGTATTTTATGAGATTATACATGTTCAATAATTTCAACtcattaaagttttttttttctccaacaaGGTTTTCTTTAATCATAATCATGCTTGAAAGGTTtagaaatttgaaagaaaaactcCAAAAGATAGTTCTTAGTAATTAATGGTCTTCTTACAAATAGGATAATATAGATAATGCACAATTGTGAAAGaaactttattaattaataattagtgGATGAAGGTTGATTATAtatttggttttagtcctcctctttatgattttcttagaaaaaatatatatagatattacTATTCTTCACTTAGTATATAAAATGTACGATTCAATCATTTAAAATGTGAGAAAGATCATATACCAACATGAAAGAAATACAGAAGTTGAACATTCATTCTTTCTTGAGATAGTaaacttaatattaatttatttttaaactaagaGTAACATATCTCTTCATTGTCTTGCTCATTCTTTAAATTCAAGGTAATtgtattgttaaattattttatgattatattttgtgtatatattatatataatatcgtAAAGTtatgatattatgttttttttttatgtttatggaTTTTTAATCTTGTTGACATTATAGTCATAAATTGTTAAATGAAGATTCATAAAGATGTACCATCAAGATGTGAAACTTActtatgaaagaaataaatgttttaagaGGTACTTTGATTAAGTAGATGCAAGGAGACAAGTATATATAGATTTTGTAAACTTTTCACATGAAATGGAAGATTTTGTTGATGTTGACTCTTTAAGggataaaagtaaaatgaatgcaaaattGAAGTGAATTGTTTATTCTATGCACTAAAACTTCAAAAGATAACTCTCAAGCTACTTGAACAATCATGTTCTTCTTGTGAAAAGAATTGGAATacctactttttttttatattatgtgaAAAGAAATAAGATAACACATAAAAGACATTGGATTTAGTATTTTCCCATGCTAATCTTCATCCTCTCTCAACAAAGTTTCTTAAAatacaaagaagagaaaattaaattgtaaaatattgtaGGAGATGAATTTTCATTGGATGATAATGAAATTCTTTAGATTGCTACCTTAGATGCCAAAACATACCAATTTCAAATTATAGTACCTTTAATGATTCAAACAACATCATTTGCAACACTAATTAGAAAACATTCTCAATTTCATTTAAGTAAACCAAATGACAACCCTAATTTCAATTCCACACATCAACTCTTAATCACATAGTTCAATCATACAAGCAAAACATTATACAAGCATACAATTAGCAATTATAAGGTATCAATCAcataaaatttatgtaattagtTTGCCTTACCTGAAAGACGGATCAACAGTTCAATGATCCTACAACACCCTcaaacgcaaaaaaaaaaaagactttatTTATCCCTATAACAGAAATATGATCAGAGTATGCCATTAGAACCACTGATTATCATAAACTAGCAAAAATCACTCAAATAGTACATGCGAGCCAAAAAGGGTCACATGTAGAGAAATAACAAACAAACCAATAAAAGAGGCAAAAACCCAACTTACTTTATTGAAGAACTTGATAGGACAAAAATGGAGAGTTCATTACAAGGATCACTCGAGGGGTATCCGGTTTTTAAATCAATGAACAAAAGGTGAAAAAGCCTAGAGAGAAGGGAAAAAGCTCTAAGATAaagatttttagagagaatgaCATATCCATAACATATCCATAGAAGAAGTTATCAAAATTGGAAAcagtgtttgataaaaagtgAGCTTAAGACAAGAAATATTAAACGATGtaccttttattattaaaagatatattactCAAAATAACATAGTTATACTAAACGCTTAGTACAATGAGACATGTCTAAATTCTATCTAACATTAGAACATTTAATACATATACGTAATGcacttctctatctttttgtgttttgttttctttatctttgtagATAATGACAATATGAAGCTTTACTTACAAGCTTTACACGAAATCAGAAAGCTTTActatgtgtttttatttctattctTATTTGTTGATAGATTGTTTAGTTTTTGGACTAAGATGCCTAATTCGACTAGTGTTATTTTGAGTGGATTGCTTAGATTTTTAACTAAAGAACCAATCAAGACTCATATTCTAATTTTCATGAATTttcatatatactttttatataataaactctttagattttatttatgttttaggttagttcttttttatgttttccaaTCTTCCTTAAGTCATTATAGTGGTTAGTAGAGTTTTAATTCTAGTGGAGATTTAAtgctttcaataattatttttctaatgaaaaataaaggcaTTGTGGGAATTAATTCCTTACTTGAAAGTTTAGAAGGAAGCTTAGAATACTAGGAGAAAACTATTTAACTTCAGGAGAGTCGGAAATTGAATGAAGTATGAGTTTTTCTCCACTTTGACAGCTTGACATAGTGAGCATTGGGCAAAAAGCTTAACCTTTCGTGTCAAGATGCATTTGTacaatgaaaggaaaaaaaaaagacagaagTTCTTAGACAATAAAATTGTTCTGGATTGATCTGGTAGGTTCAAAATTCTCAAATTACTAAGGAATCAAGATTAGGTTAAAGGCGATTTATATTCACCCTTTTCTCTTAACCCACTAAAATACCTTTGAAGAACAAAATTGTAAGAAAACCACCATGTTccaattagtttatatatatcaGTTGAAACTATgtattgaagaagaagaaaaacaaagaagtctctttaactttttttctacACGTAACCTCAGATTTGAACACACtacaagcaaagaaaagcaaggcaGGCACCAACAAGAAAATTGAAGCTGTTAATTGCCATATAGAGCAAATGTACGCAAGAAAAGATTTACATATTAAACTTCAGATAGAATCAGCCGTACACTGAAAAGACAGCTTTTTTGGTGAAAGGGCGAGGAGTGAAACAATTCAaggtacaaaataaaactcttaAAAGCTGATCAACAGAATTGGTTGacataaaacttaaaaaccCCAAACCACTAAAACAACTCTTAAAACTcttaaaaactttacaaaaacCACTAAGAACCCCAAACCGATCACCCGGTTGACATAAGCATAGTAAAAGGTTAACATAATTAGTTCCTTCCGCCTGTCGTTTCTTGCAAGATCCAATGAGAAAATCCAGAAATGGAATTTCCAAGGTTGTTGGCTTCTGTTGTAGCTGTTGCAGAAGGCTGCTGAGTTAAGAATTCCCAATTGATAAACCAATATACAGGACTAGTCTGCATGCATATCCATGGCAGAATCATTGGAGCTCATTACTATTGATTCCCTGCCATGCTGAGAAAGAAAGCCAAGTTCAGTGTTCCGGTTTCCATTCCCCATGAAGGGACCATTGCTGTAGCATCCTCCCTCACCAATTTGATAATGTTGAAGGCTTCGGCGTATTGGACTTGACAAGGCATTCGAAAACACAGAATTTTTCTGTTGATTTTCATCAGGTTCGGCACGAAGTCCTTGTGCAGCTATAGTTTGGCCAGAAGACGCTGAAGTGACAGGAAAGCCCAAGCTGGGCATATGCAATGTTGGTTGTGACTGGTGGTGTTGCAGTGGTGCTCTAGGTGACATAGATGGCTCTTCACAATAATCCAGCTCATTCTGCAAGAAGAATGGACTTTCATATATTTCACAACCCAAATCatcaataattttgaaaaagtgtGTATTACAAATGGCAAATTTGACACCAAATGTTATTTACAATGTGACTCTTGTTGTGCCGTTGAAGTTCAATATTCACAACCATGGAGTATAACTAGGACTACATCAGTATGATAAAACTCTCCTTTGAGTTTATAGGCTACTTTGTAATCACAGACCTTCTAAAGCCTACAGGTGCATTAACAGAATTTATACAATTGTGCTTGAATATTTGAAATAGCATATGTATACTAATACACTTCACCTCCTGTTATATAAGTACAGAAGATGAAATATGCCGGGAGCAAAACAGCTTTTATTAATACATCTTAATAAGCAACATTTTAAACAAATGAATAAACTAGACTATTTCATGGTAGTAAGTATACTGTGATACACACCATGCAAAAAGTACCATACATGATATGAATTCTACAATCCGATACTATTCTTTTCCCTCACCAtactaataaataaagaatttcatcttttttttagttttatcttttCTCCTACCATCAGAAAAGGGAATAAAGCATTGGCATTAACAccctaattataatttttggaaaAGTAAATAtctcaattttatatatcatatacaaaaatatatgataGATTCATTTTTATAGAATCTTGGtaaaagttttttctttcttatcttAGTTCTTGCAAgtaaaggaaaatattttctatttttgggATTTGATACTACTACACCGCTGCTCAAAATATCACAGGGGATCCACTTTATTGTTTTTACTCTTGCATCACTCTTGTATCATTCGAATAGTTCGCATGAATTGCAATTCTGGTTTCTTTCGTGCCCTAAATCATGGTAAATTTGCATTTGGGTTTTACTTGAAATGGGTTGGGTCATGCAAACTGGTTTggtaaaaaacataaatttagtttcttttaaaccatgaaataaacaaaaaaataggtGGTAATGGTTCCTCTGTGCTTCTCCAATGATTAGAACAAACTGAGTAAAAGAGCAGGAACTGCAATGCGACAACAGGAGGACCGGGACAGTGGGAAGAGCGGTGGAAGATTGTGGACAGCAAGATAGGGGAATGAGGAAACAGAAGAGCTGTGGAACAACAATGGTTATAGGAATCTTCAtaccacattttttttaaggCTGTGTTACTGAAATTGTGTAGTAAATAAATACACGAATACAACCACTCTTTTTGACTGAGtttgttttgttattaattGTATCTTTGcatgtttataaatattatatatttaagtatatcttacatttttttagtgtttgtgAATCATTAATCTTACTATTCTCAAACTTTCCGATACATAATTTGTACCTCAATTCAACTACCATGAtttgatattataaaaaatattaatgagtaaTCTCAAGAATTTAACAAATTAACAATTAGCATTCATTCAATGCTCAAGCTTGAAATGCCAAAAAgaacagagagagaaagaaagttgCCAGAGAGAGGTCAATGACACTGACCCTGGCTATGGAGACCAAATTGAATAATTAAGCAAGCATCTCTACCAGTTTCTTTCCCTGTGTGCAAAATAACACTCTGCTGATCCTAGCTGGTTTATAGACTGACTATATAAAGCCTTTTGTTTTGTGAGGCTTGGTTCAGAAAGCTTATAAATTGACAACCTCAAGTGAAAAATTTAGCCCATGATCCAGCCAATAGTCCATTACAAGGTTATAAGAAGCAGTCTATCCACAATCCCACATGTTGTTGCATTGGCCATATATCCCTgcaattttgtatttattgtgCATGTAATTGCAATGCTACCACAACCACAACTTTAAAAACATTGATATAAGAAATAAAGTCTGAACTAAACCAGTTTTTCTGATCTGTTGGCCTTTCATAAGTCATTATCTCTGTTTGCTACAGAACAATCCCCAATCCCAACAGTACAAGCATGCACAATAATACTATATTATATGCAAAAGGAGTAAATGCCAAACCAACCTGTATGTAGTTGAGCACATCAATTGTTGCAACCCTTGATCCTCCTTCTTGTTGTCTCCAAATCCACTCATAAAGATTTTCCTGAAATCAGAACATCCCGCAGCGAAAATATAAACGCATGGTCAAGACCCCAAACACAAGAGCGAAGCATATACTAGACACACGAATAATTATGCTGCAGTTACAACTCGAAAAGTGGAACCAGCAAAAGTTTTTATTCACAACACGAAAGAAACATATATAACCATACCTACTTGCAGCTGAACAACCAATCGACATACATGAAAGATGAGATAAACAGCACGACGGATATCACTAAAATGAGGTCAAATAATGGAGTCAAAACAATTCCAACGGTCAATAAGAAAACGTTAGTTAAAAAAAGAGAACCAGtactcaacaacaacaacaacaaaaaattaatagtttaaACTGTAACACAATTTCCCAAATGCAAAGATATCAAAAGCAGCTCCAACTTGTTCAAATAATGTGTACTCAAATAGTTtaactaaaatgaacaaactcTGATACAAGCATGTCAGGAAAAAAAACCATTCCACATCTTCAAATCCCCCACAATAGCTCTCATAACACACaaagaacaacaaaaaacaaagattTTTCATCCAAATCCAATCTTCCTGAATtcaaaatcaaacacaaaaacatttaaattttaaaaagcaCCAAAATAAATACCATGTTCTCTATTTAACCAACCAACACAAAATCCCAACAATCTAAACTCCCAAAAACCGGTCAAAAGAAGACCCAAAAAGggaaaatcaaatcaaatccaAATTCCACTCTTCCAACAACAAAAAAGcccctttttctttcttagcaaaatggaaaaggagaagaaacaaCGAAAAAGGGGCGGGCTTTATTACGAGGGCGTGGCGTTCGCCGGCGTTGAAGGAGAGCTTCTGGTGGTTCATGGTGTGCGTGTAGAGCTGGGAGAGGGAATTGGCGGCGGTACAGAATGAGGCGTAGAGGGTCCGATCGACCTCGTCGAGGCTGGTGGTAATGGACTTGCGCTTCTTGGCCATGGCGGAATCGGTGGAGAGAGCGTTAGGGTGGTTCTTTGAGATTGGAGATTTGGGTGACAAGGGTTGGTGTTAGCGGTGGCAGAGGAAGGAAGTGTTTGGGTTTTacagaggaagaaaagaaaaggttgggaaggagagagaagaaaagctACATGCAGTGCACCCATTGatggaaaatatttataaacttttttatctcatctttttttatttctaaattatagtaaatacttatatttaaactaattaaaaatggaataaaatacaaacaaacaaataatagaATAGAttcaatcttaaattttaaaatgaaaattaaatgaaatttattataaatatgagataaaaatgtgaaagggagaaaaaatatgatgaattttgaatttgttttgaaatgtaCTCAAATTACCATGGAGGTTTTTGTCTTGGTTTGGAAGGtgtgtttatatttaaaatagctTAGTCATAGTTGACATAGGCTTATGTTAGATAAATTTGGTAAAAATTCTAGCTTTAGCTTCAATCCCTAAAGATATTTGAGTGAAGTTTCTGAATTTGGCATGAATCCTTTGATAGATGATGAAAACATTCTCTACAAAACAAACTTAAGCTTTAGAATATTCTTCAAGTATTTCAACTTATTGGTTTATACTTATTGTCTCATTGATCTTCATTTACTTATCAAATGATGTGAAACTTGGCATGATGTTCTATCATATATCAAACaaaacacatgcacacatgatCTGAGCAATATTTGTTAGACACACTATAGGTACCAGTGTCTCGCACAACGGAATGTTTTAAGGGCGaaagataaaaacatttttgaagaagttattggtataaaacattttttgcCTATCAAATACCCTTGAACTCACTTGAatgtcttcttctttttgttatCATTTGTTGAGTTTTGACAAAGATAAACATTAAATGTACTCCATGCAGCATTAattgttcttcttttctttatgcaatttatttgataattgataGTACTTATCTCTCTAAGTTTACATAACTTTTTACTTCTTCGAATGATGAAAGCGCACACTGTACTAACCAAATAGCTTAGTCATAGTTGACATAGGCTTATGTTAGATAAATTTGGTAAAAATTCTAGCTTTAGCTTCAATCCCTAAAGATATTTGAGTGAAGTTTCTGAATTTGGCATGAATCCTTTGATAGATGATGAAAACATTACTACAAAACAAACTTAAGCTTTAGAATATTCTTCAAGTATTTCAACTTATTGGTTTGTACTTATTGTCTCATTGATCTTCATTTACTTATCAAATGATGTGAAACTTGGCATGATGTTCTATCATATATCAAACaaaacacatgcacacatgatCTGAGCAATATTTGTTAGACACACTATAGGTACCAGTGTCTCGCACAATAGAATGTTTTAAGGGCGAAAGAGCGGAAAAGCATGTTACGGTCAATAGCCAAGATAAAATGGTTCTTTTTaaaatcttgattttcttttaagacTTTTATCAAATAGTTAGGATGCTAAAGAGATAGAgataaagaaaatcaacacaaaaaaatttatcttggttcgaatcaaaagattttatGTCTAGTCATTAATAACTATAAacagtgattaacttttcactaaaatattgttcataGATTACAATAGAATGGAATAAAGAGTAAGAACAAAAGACATCTTCCTTTGACAAACGAACGAAAGAATCTgctcaatcaacttgaagagaaccgcttaGACCTTAGACCCACTAAGCGCAAGCTTCttctattcacaagacttgataTGAGCACAttacttgagaacttcctcaaacAAAATTTGTATTCTCAAATGACTTAGTTCCCTTTTCACTCTCaaagagcttcccttaggcacacatTTCTAAtactttcaaaatgaaaagttcaaattctaagagttgtgaagacctttatttataagcctagggttagaaactgaaaagacatctcccaactgttagtgataatcaattatcataattgataatcgattatttacctAGCAAAAAGAAGAGCATTACGGACGGCCCCAGTCCGTCGGAAACAGCCAAAAGTCGTCGGTAATAGACCCTTATCGACGAATTAACGACGACCAAAATATCGTCGGTAAATCCTTTGTCGCTAATAGTTACCGATGGCCTtcgtccttcggtaattatcgaaggacgaaagccttcggtaattactgaagggcgaaagccttcggtaattaccgaagtgCAAAGACCTTCAGTAAGTCCTTTAGTAAGTTCCAGGTAGAATTAAGTTATATTTGTACTTGTTATCCAACTAAACAAACCTGCATAAAGTGTTCACAGCACAgacagacctgcataacattTTGAAACCACAGACAGACTTGCATAATATGCATCCCAAAATCATCCATTCATTGATGGAGtaaacaataatataacatcatttgtattgttcaaatttaagaacttgtatttgtaaatgaaacatgaaacataaaacataaaacaatatgttCATCTAGACCAACAATGTATATGTTTGAAAGACATGAGCA includes these proteins:
- the LOC108346127 gene encoding uncharacterized protein LOC108346127 yields the protein MAKKRKSITTSLDEVDRTLYASFCTAANSLSQLYTHTMNHQKLSFNAGERHALENLYEWIWRQQEGGSRVATIDVLNYIQNELDYCEEPSMSPRAPLQHHQSQPTLHMPSLGFPVTSASSGQTIAAQGLRAEPDENQQKNSVFSNALSSPIRRSLQHYQIGEGGCYSNGPFMGNGNRNTELGFLSQHGRESIVMSSNDSAMDMHAD